CAGAGCGTTCGGCCGTCGGTACCAGTCGTCGGCTATGATGCGGTGATGAGCGAACGCGACGACGCCATCGAAGTCCACAACCTGACCGTCAAAGGTCTCGCTGACGCGGTTGTCGTGCACCTCGAGGCGGGAAATTTCCAGGAGGCTCTCCGAGCGCTCGAGCAGGCCGTCGCCGCCTGCGAATCTCACCCGTCATTCGCCAAGTTCGCCACGAGTCACTGCAAGATCGTGGAGCAGATCGTGTCTGCCTGCGCTCAACTTGCATCGAGGCGCAATGAGGTCGAGATCATGAGGAAGGCCCGCGATCTCTCTGACCGCATGCACGTGCTCGACAGCAGCGAGCTGCACTGAGATGAGCCGATATACGTGGAGCCGCTTTTTTTGAGCGGAACAGGCTCAATGCAGGCGCTCCGAGGCTAGGCGTCGAAGAGGCGTATCGAGAGACTGGCCACCCTTCAACACCTGGCTATCCCGAACATTCCCGCGGATCGTGAAGCTGCGACGGATGTCAGTGCAATCGCGGCCGATTGCACTAAGAATCCAGTTGTATACAATGGAGCACAGAGCGGCGACAGCCGCCGATCGAGCGCCCGGACCCGCCGCGTGGTCGCGGCCGATGCGCGCGCCCATGTCGTATCAGGAGGAGGATTCATGGCACACCTTAGGCGAACCGCGCTCTTGCTCGCCTGCTTTTCCACCGCCGCCGCAGCGCAGGGGCCGGCTCCAGGCGCCGGCTCGACCGGCTTTCCGCAAAAGCCGCTGCGAATCATCGTCAGCTCGGCTCCGGGCGGTGGGCAGGACCTGACGATCAGACCCATCGCGCAGATCCTTGCGGAGAAGCTCGGCGTCGCGGTCGTCGTCGACAACCGCGGCGGGGCATCCGGAATCATCGCGATGGACGTCACGCGGCAAGCCGCACCCGATGGTTACACGTTGCTCGCAGGCGCCACATCGGTGAGCCTGATGGGCGTCACCAAGGTCTCCTACGACATCCGCAAGGTGTTCGATCCGGTCGTGCACCTGACGTCTCAACCGTATCTCTTCGTCGTGCATCCATCGGTGCCGGTCAGGACGCCCAACGAATTCGTGACGCTGGCAAAGTCGAAACCGGGCGTGCTCACGTACGGCACCTCGGGTCCGGGAAGTCTTCACAACCTGGGCATGGACCTGTTCCAGTCGGTCACGGGTACGAAGCTCGTTCACGTGCCCTACAAGGGGAGCGGTCCCGCGCTGATCGATCTGCTGGGCGGGCAGATCAATCTCATGTTCACCAGCACGACGTCCGGCGCCGCACCTATCAGGAGCGGAAAGCTGCGAGCGCTCGCGATCACCAGTCGGGAGCGCGTCCGCGCGTATCCGGAGCTTCCGACTCTCGCGGAAACCGTGGCGCCGGGTTACGAGCTTGGAAACATCTATTACCTGCTGGCGCCGGGCGGCACACCCCAACCGGTGCTGCACACGCTCAACGCCGAGATTTCCCGTATCGCCAACTCGCCCGAAATCCGCGACAGGCTGGCGGCGGAAGGTGCGAACCCGGCCCCTCCGCAGAGCGTGGAGCAGTTTCGCGCGCAGTTCGTCCGGGAGGTCGACAAGTGGCAGCAGGTCACGAAGCGCGCCCACGCGAAGCCATAGAACGGTTGCGGTAACGCCGCCGCGACCGTCGCGGCATCGCCTCGAGACTCGGAGACACTACACATGACGACATCGCCCGGAAGTAACGGCGCCGAAATTTCCTTCATCGGCACAGGCGACTGCGGCCCGGTTCACGGGCCCGCCGACGGGTTCCCCATCGAGCGCTACACGGAGCTCGTGCGTCCGACTTTGCAAAGTGTCGACCTGAAATTCTCGAATTGCGAACGCCAGTATTCCGACCGCGGCGCCAACGCACGCTCGGCCGACGACAGTCAGCCGCACGGACGCCAGCCGCCCGAGATGGCGAAGATCTTCACCGATTGCGGTTTCGACGCGGTGACGATCGCGAATAACCACATGTACGACTTCGGTCCGGAAGCGCTGCTCGATACGCGCAAGCTGCTGCTCGACAAAGGTATTGCCGTCACGGGTGCGGGGCGCGATCTCGACGAAGCGCGCGAGCCGGCGATCGTCGAGCGCAACGGCATCAAGGTCGGTTTCCTCGGTTACTGCTCGGTCATTCCCAAGGGCGGTGAAGCTGCGCCGGGCAAAGTCGGCATCGCGCCGCTCCGCGTGCAGACGGAATATGACCTGCGCGGACCTCACGCGGCCCCACGCGTGATCACGCGTCCCGATGACCGCGATATGACGATGATCCTCGACGACGTGGCGCGGCTGCGCCGGGAGGTGGACATCGTCGTGCTCGCGTTTCACTGGGGCGTCATCTGGGCGCCCCGGGTGATCGCCGACTACCAGGTGATCGCCGCCCACGCCTGTATCGACGCCGGAGCCGATCTGATCCTCGGCCATCACGCGCACGTGCCCAAGGCGATCGAGGTTTACAAAGGCAAGGCGATCTTCTACAGCCTCAGCAACTTCTGCATGACGAAGCCGTTCCCATCGCCCAAGTGGAGCGAAACCCCCTGGATGCACGGCGCGCTCCGCAACTATGCAGACCAGGACCCCGAGTACCCGCTCCTGCCGTATGGGCGCGACGCGAAGCGTTCGCTGCTGGCCAAGGCCACCTTCGGTCGTGACGGGGTGAGAAACGTCTCTTTCCTGCCGATGATGATCGACAAACAGTACCGCCCCGAGGTCCTGCGCGCGGGCGATCCGAGGTTCGACGACATGGTGGCGTACATGGATTGGGCCTCGGACGGGTTCGACCACGTCTTCACGCCGCGCGGCGACGAAGTGCTGGTGACTGCATAGGAGAGCTCCCTCATGAGCACATCGTCCATGACCGCGCAAAGCGCCGACCGGATCCAGTCGAAGTTGAGCGGATATGCCGCGCGGCTGTCGTATGCAGACCTCGACGAGGAAACCATAC
This sequence is a window from Burkholderiales bacterium. Protein-coding genes within it:
- a CDS encoding tripartite tricarboxylate transporter substrate-binding protein, with amino-acid sequence MAHLRRTALLLACFSTAAAAQGPAPGAGSTGFPQKPLRIIVSSAPGGGQDLTIRPIAQILAEKLGVAVVVDNRGGASGIIAMDVTRQAAPDGYTLLAGATSVSLMGVTKVSYDIRKVFDPVVHLTSQPYLFVVHPSVPVRTPNEFVTLAKSKPGVLTYGTSGPGSLHNLGMDLFQSVTGTKLVHVPYKGSGPALIDLLGGQINLMFTSTTSGAAPIRSGKLRALAITSRERVRAYPELPTLAETVAPGYELGNIYYLLAPGGTPQPVLHTLNAEISRIANSPEIRDRLAAEGANPAPPQSVEQFRAQFVREVDKWQQVTKRAHAKP
- a CDS encoding CapA family protein, translated to MTTSPGSNGAEISFIGTGDCGPVHGPADGFPIERYTELVRPTLQSVDLKFSNCERQYSDRGANARSADDSQPHGRQPPEMAKIFTDCGFDAVTIANNHMYDFGPEALLDTRKLLLDKGIAVTGAGRDLDEAREPAIVERNGIKVGFLGYCSVIPKGGEAAPGKVGIAPLRVQTEYDLRGPHAAPRVITRPDDRDMTMILDDVARLRREVDIVVLAFHWGVIWAPRVIADYQVIAAHACIDAGADLILGHHAHVPKAIEVYKGKAIFYSLSNFCMTKPFPSPKWSETPWMHGALRNYADQDPEYPLLPYGRDAKRSLLAKATFGRDGVRNVSFLPMMIDKQYRPEVLRAGDPRFDDMVAYMDWASDGFDHVFTPRGDEVLVTA